A genomic region of Fodinisporobacter ferrooxydans contains the following coding sequences:
- a CDS encoding (Fe-S)-binding protein, with amino-acid sequence MDEIMNCMRCGYCLPACPTYRETGKESASPRGRIALMKAVADGMLPVDEEFDHNMYLCLGCRACETACPSGVKYGRLVETARDIIEETIPRSGKVRLAREIPMKWLFPHPKRMRVIGNLLWFYQKSGLQSFMRKSGLLKHFGPMGQMEATLSTFASPKERNSRLKKMIATSPIIDFPSRQEAVAAAVPALVESHEHQPGTRPLRVGLFVGCVMDTVFWHTNQATARVLAAAGCEVIFFSEQTCCGALHAHAGNKADALTLAKQNIQAFEKAGIDVMVNNAGGCGAALKEYDHWFHGDPEWEPRAKRFVEASKDISEILVSLQLPALQSLDAIVTFQDSCHLRHGQKIFNQPRQLLRSIPGITYVELPEADRCCGSAGIYNITNEAMSMQILDKKMQHVRGTKAKYVVTANPGCLLQMRLGIQRAGLQDEMEAIHIVDLIEQALPNLNFVESH; translated from the coding sequence GACGGCATGCTTCCCGTCGATGAAGAATTCGATCACAATATGTATTTGTGCCTCGGCTGCCGTGCTTGTGAAACTGCTTGTCCATCTGGAGTCAAGTATGGACGTTTGGTCGAGACCGCCAGAGATATCATTGAAGAAACCATACCTCGTTCCGGAAAAGTCCGGCTCGCCCGGGAAATTCCAATGAAATGGCTGTTCCCCCATCCGAAGCGGATGCGCGTCATTGGAAATCTGTTATGGTTCTATCAAAAATCAGGCCTTCAATCCTTTATGCGCAAATCCGGGCTTTTGAAACACTTCGGACCTATGGGCCAAATGGAAGCGACATTAAGTACATTTGCTTCCCCTAAGGAACGAAACAGCCGTTTGAAAAAAATGATCGCAACTTCACCTATTATCGATTTTCCAAGCCGGCAGGAAGCAGTGGCTGCGGCTGTACCTGCACTTGTTGAGAGTCACGAGCATCAGCCCGGGACACGACCGCTTCGAGTCGGACTATTCGTGGGTTGTGTGATGGATACCGTATTTTGGCATACGAATCAGGCAACGGCCCGCGTGCTCGCCGCCGCCGGATGCGAAGTCATATTTTTCTCAGAACAAACCTGCTGCGGAGCGCTGCATGCACATGCCGGCAACAAGGCGGATGCTCTCACATTGGCCAAGCAAAATATTCAGGCATTTGAAAAAGCCGGCATCGATGTAATGGTTAATAATGCCGGTGGCTGCGGGGCGGCATTGAAAGAATACGATCACTGGTTCCATGGAGATCCGGAATGGGAACCCCGTGCCAAACGATTTGTCGAAGCATCTAAAGATATTAGTGAAATCCTTGTTTCATTACAGTTGCCAGCATTGCAGTCATTGGATGCGATTGTGACATTCCAGGATTCATGCCATCTCCGGCATGGCCAAAAAATTTTCAACCAGCCTCGGCAGTTGCTGAGAAGTATCCCCGGCATCACATATGTGGAACTGCCGGAAGCCGATCGCTGCTGCGGCTCTGCAGGAATTTACAATATTACAAATGAAGCCATGTCGATGCAAATTCTCGATAAGAAAATGCAGCATGTCAGAGGAACAAAAGCGAAATATGTCGTGACAGCAAATCCTGGTTGCCTGCTGCAAATGCGTCTGGGTATCCAGCGGGCAGGTTTGCAAGATGAAATGGAAGCGATTCATATCGTGGATCTCATCGAACAAGCGTTGCCAAACCTGAATTTCGTAGAAAGCCACTGA